One genomic segment of Streptococcus salivarius includes these proteins:
- a CDS encoding RNA polymerase sigma factor, with product MSNKVKERRERKIAKAVEAKDWKTVVHLLQQEQSNSERRDRYHQKRSMEESISRNDGKRRERYEVVASSDLNPEEALILEELRQAIREAKASLSAIDSKIVEMIAEQGSSYKETARYITEHYKKMSDVTVKSHYCKALKKLAPLLKAYR from the coding sequence ATGAGCAATAAAGTCAAAGAACGCCGTGAGCGTAAAATCGCAAAAGCTGTTGAAGCTAAAGACTGGAAAACCGTTGTTCATCTTCTACAACAAGAACAAAGTAACTCAGAACGGCGTGACCGATACCACCAAAAACGAAGTATGGAAGAAAGCATATCTCGTAATGATGGTAAACGACGTGAACGCTATGAAGTAGTTGCAAGCTCTGATTTGAATCCCGAAGAGGCTTTAATCCTAGAAGAGTTAAGACAAGCTATTCGTGAAGCTAAAGCATCCTTATCAGCAATTGACAGTAAAATTGTTGAAATGATAGCGGAACAAGGTTCAAGCTATAAAGAAACGGCTCGCTATATCACTGAACATTATAAGAAAATGAGTGATGTAACTGTTAAATCCCATTATTGTAAAGCGCTAAAAAAATTAGCTCCTTTATTAAAAGCTTACCGCTAA
- a CDS encoding type IV secretion system DNA-binding domain-containing protein, with product MSSQSRDVLNQSYLQSYLLQSLNMALGALMQGETSYTNSFNIVIQEDGFIFVPRLPCAYILDDDLYKKIYLIANASLYPQYTLLKQNATYFVPLETDDLHIKRGLFFPWKRGISERLAIPDLDKFSARLPHGKIPIMKHFELNLDKVNHWAIAGNSGSGKSYALTYFLSVLKHMSDLIIIDPKFDTPSRWARENQIAVIHPVENRSKSDFVSQVNEQLSQCANLIQKRQAILYDNPNHQFTHLTIVIDEVLALSEGVNKNIKEAFFSLLSQIALLGRATKIHLFLVSQRFDHNTIPISVREQLNVLLQIGNINQKTTQFLFPDLDPEGIVIPTGHGTGLIQVIDNEHPYQVLPLLCPTYYTKRGIL from the coding sequence ATGAGTTCACAATCTCGTGATGTGCTGAACCAATCTTACCTGCAATCTTACCTGCTCCAGAGCCTAAACATGGCTCTGGGGGCTTTAATGCAGGGAGAAACCAGCTACACCAATTCTTTTAATATTGTTATTCAAGAAGACGGGTTTATCTTTGTCCCTCGTCTGCCATGTGCCTATATCCTTGATGATGACTTGTACAAAAAAATCTATCTGATTGCCAATGCTTCACTTTATCCACAATACACACTCCTAAAACAAAACGCTACCTATTTTGTCCCTCTAGAAACGGATGACTTACACATTAAACGTGGTTTATTCTTCCCTTGGAAAAGAGGAATTTCAGAACGTTTAGCCATTCCTGATTTGGATAAGTTTTCAGCCAGATTACCACATGGGAAAATTCCTATCATGAAGCACTTTGAACTCAATTTAGACAAGGTCAATCACTGGGCTATTGCTGGAAATTCAGGTTCTGGGAAATCGTACGCTCTCACTTACTTTTTGAGTGTACTGAAGCATATGTCTGACTTAATTATCATTGATCCTAAATTCGATACACCAAGTCGTTGGGCAAGAGAAAATCAAATTGCAGTTATCCACCCTGTCGAAAATCGTTCAAAATCTGATTTTGTTTCACAGGTCAATGAACAATTAAGTCAGTGCGCAAACCTCATTCAGAAACGACAAGCTATTTTGTATGATAACCCCAATCATCAATTTACCCATCTAACCATTGTCATTGATGAAGTCCTAGCTCTATCAGAGGGAGTCAATAAGAATATCAAAGAAGCCTTTTTCTCCTTACTCTCACAGATTGCCTTGTTAGGGCGTGCTACCAAAATCCATTTGTTCTTAGTAAGCCAGCGTTTTGACCACAATACTATCCCAATTTCAGTGAGGGAACAGCTAAACGTATTGTTACAAATTGGAAATATCAATCAGAAAACTACTCAATTTTTATTTCCAGACTTAGACCCAGAGGGTATTGTCATTCCAACAGGACATGGGACAGGTCTCATTCAAGTTATTGACAATGAACATCCCTACCAAGTTCTCCCCTTACTCTGCCCAACCTACTACACTAAACGAGGTATCCTATGA
- a CDS encoding MerR family transcriptional regulator — protein sequence MNNEKLEQIEQSLQTLIKLIQIKEQNIPPKIVQQRELLKQLNISPNTLKTWERKGLKRLEPPIEGTRTVFYLLDDVINFLQS from the coding sequence ATGAATAACGAAAAATTAGAACAAATTGAACAATCATTGCAAACACTTATCAAACTCATTCAAATCAAAGAACAGAACATACCACCAAAGATAGTACAACAGCGAGAATTGCTAAAACAGCTAAATATCTCTCCAAACACACTAAAAACATGGGAACGAAAAGGATTAAAAAGATTAGAACCTCCAATTGAGGGAACACGAACTGTCTTCTATTTACTAGATGATGTTATTAACTTCTTACAATCCTAA
- a CDS encoding helix-turn-helix domain-containing protein, with product MKFFDENYSQEIPARIKCLRKKYNLKQSDLGNAGQVSQVESGKRPITSTMLVYLNTQTASSYTYIVFGELDEFIENLFHYFFGSILYRDLESVDENLYSFMSDDLISIQSSCLSIAKTFANFNIQRKRFMISTETEMDTFHKKDDIDITVGEKSYNLARSFRTSTINELTVIDFEEMFDILWLMLGDNLIKSFEVNVCGILFELDGNDMPSTFRQENIDPLINKWWYDNVSTEIIPNLIKKLKENPLFNIGFLVDDILERMYKENIPKSYLTSVPLVSSKKARSTLSIKSNGSQKIDKSKFEQINYDFMKLVSQGKDITDLYQKYSEKELTNMGIRIHKSTDIERIEEKTFDEIISWVSNPYATRPIQEISSIQIEPTRFSLEDKKRIEEAAAQGLSEIDLIDLVDLYDINLDNTSVNRHIVGLLTNNTQVTYYFQEQLNKELLSMAHALDNVQQAFIKLLSEEEIRKFAL from the coding sequence ATGAAATTTTTTGATGAAAATTACTCACAAGAAATACCTGCTCGTATCAAATGTTTAAGAAAAAAGTATAATTTAAAGCAAAGCGACCTAGGTAATGCAGGTCAAGTTAGCCAAGTTGAAAGTGGTAAGCGACCAATTACGAGTACGATGTTAGTTTATTTAAATACTCAAACCGCTTCGAGCTATACGTATATCGTTTTTGGAGAGTTAGATGAGTTTATTGAGAATCTGTTTCATTATTTTTTCGGTTCTATTTTATATAGAGATTTAGAGTCTGTAGATGAAAACCTATATTCTTTCATGAGTGATGATTTAATTTCAATCCAATCAAGTTGTCTAAGTATTGCCAAGACATTTGCAAATTTCAATATTCAGAGAAAAAGATTTATGATTTCTACTGAAACTGAAATGGATACTTTTCACAAGAAAGATGACATTGACATTACTGTTGGTGAAAAAAGTTATAACCTCGCTAGAAGTTTTAGAACCAGTACCATCAATGAATTGACTGTCATTGATTTTGAAGAAATGTTTGATATTCTTTGGTTGATGTTAGGGGATAATTTAATTAAATCATTTGAAGTTAATGTATGTGGTATCCTATTTGAATTAGACGGAAATGACATGCCCTCAACATTTAGGCAAGAAAACATTGATCCTCTCATCAATAAATGGTGGTATGATAATGTTTCGACAGAAATTATCCCTAATCTAATAAAAAAACTCAAAGAAAATCCACTATTCAATATCGGATTTCTGGTTGATGATATTCTAGAACGAATGTATAAAGAAAATATCCCAAAATCTTACCTTACGTCCGTTCCGTTAGTTAGTTCCAAAAAAGCAAGGTCAACTTTATCAATTAAGTCAAACGGAAGTCAAAAAATAGATAAATCAAAATTTGAACAGATAAATTATGACTTTATGAAGTTAGTAAGTCAAGGTAAAGATATCACAGACTTGTACCAAAAATATTCTGAAAAGGAGCTAACAAATATGGGTATTCGTATTCATAAATCCACTGATATAGAAAGGATTGAGGAAAAAACTTTTGATGAAATAATCAGCTGGGTTTCCAATCCTTATGCAACAAGACCAATTCAGGAAATATCCAGTATTCAAATAGAGCCCACAAGATTTTCACTAGAGGATAAGAAAAGAATTGAAGAAGCTGCAGCTCAAGGACTAAGCGAAATCGACCTTATTGATTTAGTTGACCTATATGATATTAATTTAGACAATACAAGCGTCAATCGCCATATTGTGGGGTTATTGACTAATAACACCCAAGTAACATACTATTTCCAAGAACAATTAAATAAGGAGTTGCTGTCAATGGCTCACGCTTTAGATAACGTACAACAGGCCTTTATTAAATTATTAAGTGAAGAGGAGATACGAAAATTTGCTCTTTAA
- a CDS encoding tyrosine-type recombinase/integrase has translation METETIIHNGKKVIKKIKKDKSISYTLKGAFLGKDVKTGKQVTTTITAKTLKQLDREVIQARLDFERNGFTRKENVSINTLEYLAEAWFQAYQTWVSSHNTLNRVRGYLDNYIIPKFGDYKPDKIESADIQLWLNDLAKKSKKSVESGVKRANKGCAKDFGAVIHKLKDIFDYGITNYGLTANPVNAIKIPPKPKSSEKRIMVLHDDSLARWLNYLESLDNSRANRRFKLICNTLLASALRINELLALTIDDLNFEEYSISVNKTLLWKTANKKTGTKGKVICKATPKTDAGNRSIPVPLSILEALRDFHNEMNEYLELHNRHRTKLIFPTIYGNYMCDRNERTILKKRLVGLGLPNYGFHLFRHTHASMLLNAGTNWKELQVRMGHKSISTTMDTYAELAPQRKLEAVGIYLEKIAELTQ, from the coding sequence ATGGAAACTGAAACAATTATCCATAATGGCAAAAAGGTCATTAAAAAAATCAAAAAAGATAAATCCATTTCGTATACGCTCAAAGGAGCATTTCTCGGTAAAGATGTTAAAACTGGCAAACAAGTCACAACAACTATTACTGCAAAAACACTTAAGCAGCTTGATAGAGAAGTTATTCAAGCTCGCTTAGACTTTGAAAGAAATGGATTTACTCGAAAAGAGAATGTGTCTATTAATACGCTGGAATATTTAGCCGAAGCTTGGTTTCAAGCTTATCAAACTTGGGTTAGTTCACATAATACATTAAATAGGGTAAGGGGCTACCTAGATAATTATATTATCCCTAAATTCGGAGATTACAAACCAGATAAAATTGAATCTGCTGATATTCAGTTATGGTTAAATGACCTAGCAAAGAAATCAAAAAAATCAGTTGAATCAGGTGTAAAGCGTGCAAATAAAGGATGTGCAAAAGATTTCGGTGCTGTTATTCATAAGTTGAAAGATATTTTTGACTATGGCATTACTAACTATGGTCTGACTGCTAATCCTGTAAATGCTATCAAGATTCCACCAAAGCCAAAGTCTAGTGAGAAACGTATCATGGTTTTACATGATGATAGTCTTGCTAGGTGGCTTAACTATCTTGAAAGCTTAGATAACAGTAGAGCCAATCGACGGTTTAAGCTGATTTGTAATACACTCTTAGCTTCAGCCTTGCGCATAAATGAGTTATTAGCATTGACAATTGATGATTTGAACTTTGAAGAATACTCTATTAGTGTCAATAAAACATTACTTTGGAAAACAGCTAACAAAAAGACCGGAACAAAAGGGAAAGTTATCTGTAAAGCAACACCCAAAACTGATGCAGGCAATCGCTCTATTCCAGTTCCTTTGTCTATACTTGAGGCACTTCGAGATTTTCACAATGAAATGAACGAGTATCTCGAATTGCACAACAGACATAGAACAAAACTGATTTTCCCTACAATCTATGGGAACTATATGTGTGATAGAAACGAGAGAACAATTCTTAAGAAAAGGTTAGTAGGTCTTGGATTACCAAACTATGGTTTCCATTTATTCCGACATACTCATGCTTCAATGCTACTTAATGCTGGAACAAATTGGAAAGAACTCCAAGTCAGAATGGGACATAAATCCATTTCAACTACAATGGATACTTACGCTGAATTAGCACCACAACGAAAGTTAGAAGCTGTGGGGATTTATCTTGAAAAGATTGCTGAACTAACGCAATAA
- a CDS encoding replication protein, with amino-acid sequence MAKEQRSTKWTFLFYEESAPEDYLTILEELHIPFILSPWHDKDVNKQTGEFKKSHKHGAFFFDSLKSYSQVSNIISDKLNGPAHVEVVMSPTGLFDYFTHAENPDKTPYNIEDIEVGCGFNLEKFLMEMNSSDFIHEVVDIIEENDFSEFEELVWYARANNTNLLSLIIERTYFFAKYLDSRRYNPNRLHNSNTEEKENNE; translated from the coding sequence ATGGCAAAAGAACAGCGCTCAACCAAATGGACGTTTCTCTTCTACGAGGAAAGCGCACCAGAGGACTACTTGACTATCTTAGAGGAACTTCATATCCCCTTTATTCTTAGTCCTTGGCATGATAAAGATGTTAATAAACAAACAGGAGAGTTCAAAAAGTCGCACAAACACGGTGCTTTCTTCTTTGATTCACTGAAAAGCTATTCTCAAGTATCAAATATCATCAGTGACAAACTGAACGGTCCAGCACATGTGGAGGTAGTTATGTCTCCCACTGGTTTATTTGACTACTTTACTCATGCGGAGAATCCAGATAAGACCCCCTATAACATTGAGGATATTGAAGTCGGTTGTGGCTTTAATTTGGAAAAATTCTTGATGGAGATGAACTCCTCGGATTTTATCCATGAAGTAGTCGATATTATCGAAGAGAACGACTTTAGCGAATTTGAAGAATTGGTCTGGTATGCCCGAGCAAACAATACCAATTTACTATCTCTAATCATTGAACGTACGTATTTCTTCGCCAAGTACCTAGATTCACGACGATATAATCCTAATCGACTCCATAATTCAAACACAGAGGAGAAAGAAAATAATGAATAA